gccagccaggcacttcccttcccgggctccagctgcgctggggaagcgccagtcgggggcgcagagtctgggggctgcccggcaaaccgtgaagccggtagcgctggggcagccctttccccatgcctgggagtgggagggaggagggggctgagttagggcggggaaggggcggagttggggcggggctagggggtggggaaatgggcggggtcagggcccgtggagggtcctctttttttatttattagacatggtaaccctactgctgactgaatcctcctgttctctccagaatgggtccagccttgccagcagcaggacaagcgtcccctgcccatgtgcctcagccctgcctggtcagacgccatcacccgtcagtccttggcctcccaggctgccagttatGGGAGCAACTcttgggtggtggctcgggtgacacagacaccagaccactaggaattgggtgcggccctgtgggacaggagagtctcgcagagggcacttgggggactctcctgcccttcccaagagcgatagcaccctgtcctaagaacgtaagtctgggataaAGCAAAGCtggtcattaattagcctggctaaagagctgggtggagctgctccggggacaagctggctcgctcctgctcatggaggtgaattcatctcccttcccaggagcacctgctctccctttcattccccaccaggctccttgtgccaggccagcgaatggccacaggatgggaatgaggcctgggccccgccccaatctcctgaggctaatgcagctgctcatcttttcccccatcagctgctgggtttcccccaggagggagtaggtgacagggagagagagacacacacatttgtccttctggttgcagggcttgtgtccttccaatcccattggtggctgcacagtgggcagagtcctcgctgcgtgcctggcccaacagaattgcagggcgtggtgtggaacacagaaagtgatagagagactcatcctccagccggggtcagtctcggagaaattggctggggtcccagtctcactcttctagcgggtgccatttcccagctgggttccttacccctctggtgcagcagcagctggtagagccggtaaaccccctccctggcctgccggctgatgtccttggctgggtcactgacggacagagccagctgtgccatgtggtgacccatcctggggaattccgctgagttctaatggacgggagagggagaggggactccatcagcattttcctgttagctcccagtccccccgggccaggactctccttcccctcagcccctctgcaggagatgctagaggataggagctagagccagacccttaatttcctctgcccccaaggaagcctggagcacagggctgtggacagggccctccatgaggacttgcttccccagctgctccaggatgacagggaggcatgaacctggagcacagtcagaggtcacttatgtcaaactcagggagggtgatggtgaatctgagcagggccgtgctgctattaacggccctggctctctctcgcggcaccctggacatgatccagtagttaatgtgctgtggggaaaggaagcattgcactgactgccctgaccaaggatgcccactgggggcccggctaggaggacagactggaaaatggatctaagagtgaaggtaaaattgcccccacccctctcatcgggctcacctccaagatgtactggagcctgtcggtgtctggggactctgccagcaggttccccagcatggcgtccaggaggtctggcaagaccctaggcagatcctgaaagcaagggagagccatgggtcagaattagggaaactggggctaaacttgccacaggatgggaagtggggtctctgggaagcactggtgagacccccaaacacatatcctggcctctctccttcacatcccactgcaggcaattagcaaggactcatggcaggatgacagctggctcttcaatccatgactttagcatgatctacctgaacttgggcggtgtccttctccatgcccagggtgaagacggcgtgcagggcagctcggaggaggtgggtctccagctctggctccagggcaggtgtcatggtgctggcaagagagaggagccggtattagactgtgcagtacggggatgggactggcaccaacacgcaggtgaaactgcagggaaataggcacaggctggcaagaagggaaactgaggcaccgagccagggaatgacaaggccaaggtttctcagacagacagtggcagggcaggaatagcccctgttccctgcaccctgctgcccctcctgtatctgatcctgggtgtgagcctctccccaaagccgttgcaatgttactggagtgaaaagaacagcccagccaggagagagtgaaccttccccgcacctctgccagaggagccacccttgggcggtgacctgggagtgggaggggcagtgactcccagccctgggcctgagcagcactggggttaggggaaccgggccggcgggtctcggtacctgaggttgcccacagcaatcagggagttggcgaggacggcgccgggtggagagttatcaggcagctcctcaatgagctcctgtgagacccaaaggagcgtgtgagattcgggcctcactgacacttcccagtgaggagattacacagccagggccccacacaaccagcaggatccccccacctgccccccactcctccgattcctgcccaatagtgaccactctccgaatttctcccgtctcttctccccagtcttcagccccagcaatccctgccctcagctgcccctccagcaccagccatcccccatccattggcctggggagacccctgcccctcccatgtctctgtcctccctctgggcgccgtgtctcgctcaccacaatcctctccgccacagccgccttgcagcagtgcggctccagtgtgtcctgccctctctgctgtgcagcgagccgcggggtggatggcgtgcaggaacacgagctgctgggcctcctcctgcacccaccaggagtggggttaggggagagagagccagttagccagagacctccctgcccccaaacagtagctgcaggactcaggcctgaatgggggatagtggggacccgcccattgtccaaatcacccaccactccaccacaagcagggtcaggaactgggacagtgcctgtggggggaggagacccggctagtgtgtgacagacacccccacctctggggtcccagatcatggaggagaaaggtccccattagggctggtggatcatcagggacaagaccctctgcagggggtcaggtgctgggaaggggcaggacagtctcggttccagcacagctggggaacgtttgtaccttttctccgtcttggagctgctctcggctgttattgagagcagcctcctctgtggccacgtccacccattcctcctcctcgtcccctgagtccctggcggtccctgcaccagggagagaaggggacagggtgacgcctgctgccactcgggggaaggacaggggcacgctggggcaatgtgtccccttcccacctccgggacccagggcagatcgggccccacactcccccgtctcagtgatgccttcagcccccaactcctgcaggagcccatagcaaagagacccccccacgctgtcctggactccctgggaggtgcctccccccaactggagcaccgaggaccaaagtggcagcatctagtgtcagtggggttcatgtggctcaggccagacccctgggctggggatccgcccccatagcactgatcgagggcctgggcccagggtgttcacagccccgccctcacctctccctgagcccagcctgactcctcacctggaacaaagctgcggcgcccatcggcctcgctgctgcccgagtcccaggcactgctgctgtcccatgggaagcgggccgagctgctggtggtgggacagggatcctccacctcctgccctggggaggctggaaggtcctcagtgaccgggccgggcgatgcctcctgctgggaatcagggctgggctcctggggccgctgctgcccacacaacatgtcccagagtcactctgcccggctcccctcctgcgctgggtcctgcctgcccagccgcagcctggcccagctccatttcgacctggcctctcccacctcggcgcctgcgctgggagcgggttttctccgccagaagactgggcacttccacctcctggcctggccgggagctccttccccgccagtggggacggaggggccgctctgctcccggggaagatggcagctgcttccctcaggctctggggccacctgcagagccttcttcctgaacatcctcaggagcctggccaccctggaaccgagcggggagcgggcgtgagtctggggtcaaggcagcctctcactaaccagcctgtttggtccctccccatccctgccccagccagagcagctcctcctccccccacaggggtgcatgtaatgcaatctacacgcactggcaggagttcattgcatgatctgctcccagcgttccccctcgtcacctctggggctgcaatgcccggggagtctcctccttttccatcactgggctcagtcactttggacaagcagctccctcctgccgtcccaggccacactcccccccaggctagagaaggaacagaacccaggagtctggacttctcctgggaaaccattccccaggtcaaagtcccgaggcagagcaaggccaggacccccgcctttcccattgatttccttgctcagcagctcacagggtctggcccagctcagagacgctcagcctggggaacggtctcccacaagggaagcgttgggagccccattgctgggacctttccaaacacactggagacggctctggagaagcccctccccggtctgagagcgaggggctcctgggggcggtttgcaaatccaatctcctttgggagagattctttccctctctttctgcctctccccagacagacaggggacgccaacggggaaccctaatgccactcacttgctctgctgacggagcgatggatggaggatgttcagtatcgtccctcgccctcctcctcactccccaaagccaaggcaggctggagagggtggtggtgacctgaggagttaccctgcccagccaggaggcagggggatagcactgggtgatcgactggctgtgaaaacaagagtctatcttattaccaagggacagagaaactcagccagcagcagggggtgcagaacactggcctaatgcgggggtgacagcacctccgggatcctgacatcccggcactttacacaccttcctggagcctcccaacccccctggtctgtaggggctgctaccccaaccctactgatgggaaacaggcctggggtggggaagctactggctcagggtcacaccaagtgtcagagccagggatgggacccagcagtccttatttccaggccccttcactaaccactgctgcacactccctcccatagctggcaattacaaccaggccttcatgtccggtccccctgctttgagagggagtgtgctccgctggagtgactggagcagggaactgggagtcaggactcctgggttccattgctggtttcctattgacctgtgggactttgggtaagttgctccccgctctagcctctgtccccagcagtcaaatggggatttcatactttcccactattggaaagtgctgggagaatcccccagcaaaagctgctctgacagtgctaagcagcatctgaccattagaggtcagagcgcactgcccaggaggaggagtgtttggttctgggctgttggagtacgggctttcaaccatctgtgcacacatattatactaattgcatctagaccacatctcccta
Above is a genomic segment from Chrysemys picta bellii isolate R12L10 unplaced genomic scaffold, ASM1138683v2 scaf2253, whole genome shotgun sequence containing:
- the LOC135980220 gene encoding uncharacterized protein LOC135980220, which codes for MGAAALFQGPPGTQGTRRRNGWTWPQRRLLSITAESSSKTEKRRRPSSSCSCTPSTPRLAAQQRGQDTLEPHCCKAAVAERIVELIEELPDNSPPGAVLANSLIAVGNLSTMTPALEPELETHLLRAALHAVFTLGMEKDTAQVQDLPRVLPDLLDAMLGNLLAESPDTDRLQYILENSAEFPRMGHHMAQLALSVSDPAKDISRQAREGVYRLYQLLLHQRGKEPSWEMAPARRVRLGPQPISPRLTPAGG